The region ATCAGCATGCCGGTGGCTTCCGAGCCGAACGAAGATTGCGAAATGGAACTGCGCGCCATTCATGCGTTTATCGCCAATCTCAGCTACGTTGTGATTGGGCTACACGCGGCGGCGGCACTGCTGCACCACTATTTCTGGCGGGACAACACGCTGCTGCGCATGATGCCGGGCAAGCGCGGGTAACGCGCGTCGAAGTGTGATCTTGGCGACTTTTTACGCAGGGCGGCGTGGCGTAGCTCACATTTTAAACGGCGCAACGTGGGCGGTCTCGTCACGGCGGCTTATAGATCTATATCTATTATAGAAACACGCTGGCGCTGTGATTCGCAGCGCCAGCCAGGAGAGGCGTCATGACGCAGTCGGTACAACGTGAAGTGACAGGGGCAGCCGCCGTGGATGACCAGGCGCAGCTGGCGCGTAAATTACGCAAGGTGTTGCTGGCGACCGGCGTCGGGCATTTTGTCGAATGGTTTGATTTCGGGCTGTACGGCACGCTGGCTGCGATTATCGGCATGCAGTTTTTCCAGACCGGCGACCCGGCGGCGGCGCTGTTGTCGTCGTTCGCGGTGTTCGGCGCGGGGTTTGTGATGCGCCCGCTTGGCGGGCTGTATTTCGGCTCGCTCGGCGATCGCATCGGTCGCAAACGGGTGCTGGCGACGGTCATTTTGCTCACCTCTGGCGCGACCTTCATTATGGGCCTGCTGCCCACCTATCATCAGATTGGCCTGCTGGCCCCGACGCTGCTGGTGCTCACCCGCCTGGTTCAGGGCTTCGCGGCGGGGGGCGAGACCTCCGGCGCGACCACATTCCTTGCCGAATACGCGCCGGTACACCAGCGCGGCTACTTTACCTGCTGGATAGATAACTTCGGTTTTATGGCGTTTGTGGCGGGCTCCGGGCTTGTGTTTCTGCTTACCGCCGGGCTTGGCGAAACGGCGATGAACGACTGGGGCTGGCGCATTCCGTTTCTGATTGCCGGGCCGCTTGGCTGGGTGGGGCTTTATCTGCGCACGCATCTTGAGGATACGCCGGAATTCCAGGCGGCGGCGAAAGCGGGCACGACCGAGGCCGCGCCGCTGCGCAGTACGCTCAAAAGCGCCCGCGGCGCGCTGCTGTTTTGCGTCGGGTTTGTGGTGATTAAAGCGGTGGGGCACTGGATGCTGCAAACCTTTATGCCGGGCTATCTCATCACCCAGATGCGCTTTAGCAAACTCGACGCCTACGCCATTACCACCATCGGCCTGTTCGGCATCGCGGTGATGGTGCCGTTTATGGGCTGGCTCTCCGACCGCTACGGTCGTCGTCCGTTGATGCTGGCGGGGTGCGGCGGCTTTATCCTCTTTACCTACCCGGCGATGATGGTGATGGCCAACGGCGATATGCTTTCCGCCGTGCTGGCGATGCTGCTGCTGGGCGCGTTTATCGCCGCCTTTGACGGGGCCTGCAGCGCGGCGATGGCCGAACTGTTTCCGACCAGCGTGCGCTACGGCGGGCTGTCGGTCGCCTATAACCTCTCGGTCGCCTTTTTCGGCGGTATCACGCCGTGGTTCTCGGCGTTTCTCATCGCCTCGACCGGCAATCTTTTCTCGCCCGCGTTTTATGTCATGGGGGCTGCGCTGATTACGTTTATTACCGTCATGCGCGCGAAAGAAACCGCCGGGCTGCCGCTGCGGCGTTAAACGCCCGGCGGCGGTTCATTCGTGAAAATACGGGAGATCCACAGGCCAGGCGTTTCTGATGCTCTGGAGCTGGCAGTGGACAAACTGCGCCTCCCGGGCGTACCAGAAGCCAAAAGATTGCGTCATCTGGTCATAAATCATGCGATCCAGATTAGCGAACTGAAAAATCACCAGGCTGCCTCTCTTCATATGACCGCCGCCGGTTTCAAACTCGTCGTTGCCCCAGGCTTCCTGCGTGTGCTCATAGCGATGCAGGATCACCTCAATGCTGCCTCTGCCGGGGCAGCGCAGCATCAGCACGCTGTTATCAAAAGCGAAGGCATACGCGAGGCGGGGGATAAGCGCGAGTACAACCATTAACAAAAA is a window of Cronobacter muytjensii ATCC 51329 DNA encoding:
- a CDS encoding MFS transporter, which produces MTQSVQREVTGAAAVDDQAQLARKLRKVLLATGVGHFVEWFDFGLYGTLAAIIGMQFFQTGDPAAALLSSFAVFGAGFVMRPLGGLYFGSLGDRIGRKRVLATVILLTSGATFIMGLLPTYHQIGLLAPTLLVLTRLVQGFAAGGETSGATTFLAEYAPVHQRGYFTCWIDNFGFMAFVAGSGLVFLLTAGLGETAMNDWGWRIPFLIAGPLGWVGLYLRTHLEDTPEFQAAAKAGTTEAAPLRSTLKSARGALLFCVGFVVIKAVGHWMLQTFMPGYLITQMRFSKLDAYAITTIGLFGIAVMVPFMGWLSDRYGRRPLMLAGCGGFILFTYPAMMVMANGDMLSAVLAMLLLGAFIAAFDGACSAAMAELFPTSVRYGGLSVAYNLSVAFFGGITPWFSAFLIASTGNLFSPAFYVMGAALITFITVMRAKETAGLPLRR